The genome window GGACCAGCGGTCTGACTCCATACAAGAAATTCCCATCTGCACGCGCTCTAATGCCATCTGACCCAAACTGCAGGCACTGACCTTGTCCTTGACCAGTAGGGTgcactggggtgggtgggggaagtgaGCTGTTGTCCTCTGAACCACCAGCTTGAAGGAGGAGCCCGGCCTCACGTCCTGAAGGTACTGCTTCCACAGGATAGTGCCAGAGCTGCTTTCAATGCCGAACAGCTGAAAAGGTCAAATGAGATGTCAACAGGATGCAAGTGGGGGGAAGCGTGGCCTCTAGGCCACAAAGTACCACGGGCAGGTGAAAAACAAACCAGAAAATAAGCAGATGCTGCAGCTCAAAGGCAAAATTCAGGCATCATGCCAGACCATGGTTTATGCTTCCATATGAACATCTGGCAAGCCACAGGTTCGAGCTGCTTGTCTCTTTTCATGTCCCATCTGCTCAGCTTCCAACTAGAGTTATTCAAGAAGCCGGCACAAACCATGGTTAGCAAAACCCATTCAACGTCACTGTTTCCAATTTGCCAGCCAACTGCGAACCAGGCATTTTTTTTATTCAGATACTGTGATAAGACACAGCCAGTGCAAACCATGGTGGTGTGCAAACCTGATTAACAGCTAAAGGGACATCACATAAAACTGCAGTTAAGCTTCCTTAACTGTGGTTTAGTGCAATGCTTGAACTGAaccaaactatttttaaaaatcctaaactAGCCCAGAGTTGAGTTTCAGGAGGGTATTAAAAGAGCAAAGTTTGgctccagtagaaccttaaagatcaacgagatttccagggcaGGAACGTTTGagagtctgatgaagggagctttgactctcggaagTTCATAGCCTGGAAACTGACTTGGGTCTTTAAGCTTCTATTGGAACCAAACCTAGCCAAGAGAATTCACAGATGTAGGAAGAGCATGCGTTTCGCTCCCGAAAGCCAGCTCCAGTCCTAAGGTTTCCAATTTCTGCTCCTTTTTGCCTTCTACAACCTCTTTTATGATATGGCAGCCAGAACTGCATATAGTATTCCAAACACAGGCACGCCATAGAGCTATACAACAGCATCACAATAtcagctgttttattttcagcccctgccctaataatccccagcaggGAGGTTGCCTCTCTTGCGGCTGCTGCATACTGGGCCAACATTTTCATCAAGTTTTCCTCTACATCAAGCCCAAGATGTCTTTCAATCTCTGTCAGTTCAGACTCCATCAAGGTGTATCAGTAGCAGCAGAAGTCACAAGCACATCAGGCCTGATGGGAAGCAGCACAGGTGTCACAAAAGCTAAGAGGCCAGAGGCCTGCACACCAGGAGGGACGCACATCGTCCACTGCGCCTGCGCTCTTCAGGCTCCTTCTGCATAAGCCATATTAGAAAACATTTCAGGTAACGCTGACTCAAAGCACCTGCTCTGTCACAAGCCGGGGCCTGACACTGAAAACTTGGGGGAATCCCACTCTCCTCACCTTTCCAGAAGCCGTGACCACCACAATCATCTTCTGCAGGTTAAACTCGTCTCTGGCCAGGTTGTCAATGTTGATCTCGTTCTTGATCAGACTCCGGGGCTTGCGGGCGTCGTAGAACATCTTCCAGAGGTGAGCGGTCCAGGCTTGCAGCAAGATTAACTGGGAGGACAGGCGCTTCAGGAACATGCCCAGCAGGCCATCTGCAAAGAGAAGAGGGCGCAGGGAAGAGGAGGGCCCAGGCGTAGCAGGATGAGCCACGCAGAAGGTTGAAGGGCCACTTGATAGCTCAGGGAGACTGCCGGAGACCCCGGAGTGCCGCTGGTAGTGAGGGTGGGTAACATGAAGCGAGAGGGACCAGTGGCTTGACTTGGCATGAGAAGGACATGGTCACACACAAAAGTGCAAATGAGTGGGCTTAGTTAGAGGCTCCAGATCTCAAGAGTACGTGCACGCCTTCATTAATCAACACTCCAGCCAACACTGGAGGTGAAAGGAGCGCTAGTTCATCCTCAGCTATCTGAAGACTGGATATATCATTTGTTTTGGAGGTGGAGGATactggagaaagagagaaaacaaataCACTCCTTTGGCACTGTGGGAGGGCAGGGGGCGTCCATGGTGGAATCGTGTAAACCTCTTATGTCttgctctcacacacactctttgCAAAGGAGAGCGCTTGATGCAGCTCACAATAATACACCACACACTCTGTAAaacatcaccatcaccaccaaaAAAGAGAGGAAATATTAACATCATCATTCTTAAGACAGCAAAGGACACGACATGGCAGCAGCTCAAATCTGAGAGCacggaaagaaagaagaaaaaaagccaGCAATGCTCGTGGGCGAGCCACAGTTTTCTGCTGGTGCCTCAAAGTCAGCAAATCGGGCACCAGAGAATGCACAGCAGGAGGGCTGTTCTGTAGGCAAGCTGAAAACACCCATCTCTGGCCGCCACCCACCTCCTCCCTGAAAGCGAGGGCTGAGAGAGCAGCGCCTTGCCGGCTGACCTCCCAGCACATCCTCAAGGAAGGAAGAACACGGTCACAAAACAGAATGTGTTCCTCTGCCTCTCTCTGTTACAGTCCCTTTTTTGATTGGATTGTGCATGAAGTTATTTTTACAAAAAGAGCGCCCTCAGAAGAAAGCATGTCACAGAAGCGAGACTAGAAGAAATTCTGCATTACCTTGAATGGCTGGTTCCCAGGCGGCAAAACACAAAGCAAGAAACACCATTCAAATTTCTCTCTCTAGCAAAAGATACCAAATGATGCCCAGAATGCCCCAGAGCAGGCTGACCACACCTCCCTTGCCCCCAAAGGTCTCTGGGCAATTTGTCTAGAAGGCTGGGGTCATTTACACAGCCAGAGGAGCACACAGTCCTCCAGGAAACAGGTTCAAATTCTTTAAACAGCAACCCTTTCATGGGAGGGTGGTTTGTGCTGCTGCTAGGAAACACATCTCTAAAAGTAAAACACATCGGCAGCAGAAAACAGCTATAAAACACAGGCATATGATTCTCGTTAACCATTTTCCAGGGAGCATATTTAATCCCTCACTCATTTTGTGTGACAGAAGTATTTTGTTTTAAAGCAGCCTAATGAAAAACAAGGCCTCCTACTCACACAACAGACAcaagacaaacacacacacgcagggctttttttctgggaaaagaggtggtggaactcagtgggttgccctcggagaaaatggtcacatggccggtggccccgccccctgatctccagacagaggggagttgagattgccctccacaccgctcagcagctcggaggtcaatctcaactcccctctgtctggagatcagggggcggagccaccggccatgtgaccattttcaagaggttctggaactcctttcccctgcgttcctgctgaaaaaaagccctgcacacacccTTGCTTGGTGACAGCTGTAACTCAGTCAGGCACTCCTCTCCACAACCTCGAAGAAGGGTCGTTACCTGCTTTCTTTCCAAATTCACCCTCCAGTTCGGCCTGCGCGCCCGTCAGGGGGAGATCCACCATCTGCAAACTGACCACTTCTGCCAGAGACTCTTCTCTGCTCCACAGAACTTTGCCTGCAGAGAGGAAAGGTCAGCAGACCAATTCGGACTTCCCTTTCAAACCGGCTCTGCTGGCATTTAGAGAGTGGACTCTGGACAATTTAACGCGGCTGCTGCTGGGGAAACAGCCTTGGAGAAATGGGATTTAGAGGGAAAGACTTGGCTCAGCGACAGAGCACCTGCTTCGCGTGCACAAGGCCCTGGGTACAATCCTTGGCACCTCCGACTAAAGGATCTCCAGAAGCAGGTCTTGGGACAGGCCTTCCTCTGCCtatgaccctggagagcagctgccagtcagagtagacaatgctgagctGAAGGGATTAAGGGTCTGATTCTGTAAAGCGCGTTCATGAAGGATGACTCTCGAACTGCAAAATAACACCGGCTTTTCAATACGGAGGCATTCAGTCCCCTCTGGGAAGTCCTGGTTTAGTGCCTTTGGCTGTCTCCAAACATAACTCAGAAAAATTCAGTTGCCAAAAAATCTCTAGCACAGTAGAGCTTGGTGGGTTTTGAACCATTCAAAACACAAGATTACCTGGTTGCTGGAGGAATGAGAGCATGTGATCAGCTGTTTGCACCAGAGCCCGGTAGCCCACAGAATCGTCTTTCTTCAAAAAGACCTGAACGTAGAGCTacccacaaggggaaggggagaacCAGAGAAGGTCGTTGTCATACTTACGCACTTGTATCCGCTGATTAAATGCTTGCAGCCCTTGCTGGCACCGCTCCtcccgggtgggggtggggggggcgtaACAACTTAACAGAGCTCCGCTTACCTGCTCAGGCCTGGGGCTGCTTTTCTCCACGGTGAAGGAGATGGTTGTATCCAGCAGCCTTTGCCCAGTTTCTGCCAAGTACAGGTTAATTGCATATGACTGGTTGTGGCAAGACAGGAATTCCTGCAGCAGGGAtcagaggaaagagaaagggggaggaCCGATAAATCAGGGAAACTCAGGGCTTGCCATCTGACCCCAAGAAATCTTGTCTGGTACGCAAACATAACCAAAACAGAAGAGATATTATACTAACGATGCTACGGAATTCTGCATGAAAAATCTCTTTTCCGATCTTGCTCCTCAAGCAGAATCAAAGCCAAGCAGCACCCCAGGGGGGCCCTTCCAAAGGGGAGCCCATTGCGACCATGGCAATCTCTTGGAGGCGATGGGCAGGCTTGCATTTCCGAATTCATGCAAGATGGCTCAGCTGCCTTCAGTCCCTGCGTTTCTCAGGCCTGATGGATGGCCCACTATAGCAGGACGGGCTCCCAGCGAAAGCAGGCCCGTTCCAAAGACAAGTGAGGCAGCTGACATCCCTGGGCCCTTACCGCTTCAGCCTTGCAAGTCATGACCGCAGCCACTGTCTTCTCATTCGTTGTTGCAAAGGTCACGAGGCCCCCCTGTGAGAGAGACggaagaggggagaaggaaggcttTGACAAGAAGCGGGACACGGGAAGCAAGGGAGTGCTCAACCCAAGATTCTTTTGCTTAGAGTTTATTTGGGAAATTTCTATGCCGGAGCCAGCatacaaaataaatacaataaaaaagcaaaacataAGATAGTAATTAAAATTCAGCGTTAAAAACCtagcccagcataaaaacataagaCCATAAAACCAGACCGCATACAGCTTAGCACAGCAGTTTCCAGGCAAGAATAGTGTTTAGAAAgccaaccccttaattaaaagcctaagTGAAGAAAAATGTTTTGGTGGTACCTAAAAGGAAGCAATGTGAGCAGCCAGAGGTCCTGAGCCTcaaagggaagggcattccataagtGAGGGGCCActactgaaaatgccctgtctctggttgccacccagaGACTGTTCCCTGAAGGCAGGGAACAGACaacagggcttgtgaggcagacCTTAACTGCGGGGCGAGCTGGACAATGAGTCAAGTTGACTTCTCCTAAACACAAGGATGGGGTGATAAATATTCGCCTGAAcctgagattgggggggggggggatgtcacacGAAGGTTCCTCCATACACTGCCCCCCAAACTGCCagcatgtagaaaactagcacgTCAGGCGGAAAGCTCGGAGTTAGTCTTTTCCCCAACATACCAGCTttccacttgtcaggggtttttttaatgtaGGGGAACGTCAAAACATAATGCTCCCACCCCCCGCAGTCTGAAGTGGGACAGTGCGGACACCTCCTCAGCCTCGTATTTGCCGTGGGTAAGAAGCAAGGCTCAGTCACAAAGGAGCTCTCCTCCCAGAGGGTGCCAAAGCCCACTGCGACAAGGCTCATTCTCTTGCCTCCACAGATCAGACTCTGCAGCCCCCTTCCTGCAGTACCCGTACTCTGTTTGGGGCACACGGTGGCGAGTGCTGcacagacagatctctggccagAGGTAACCCTGCCTTtaaggagagaaagagatggactCAAAGGCTTTGTGGGTGCCTCAGAATCCCACAATTTGGTAGCACCAGGTCCAGGGAGCTGTCTGTGGCCATCACCTGCCTCCCATGAAGCACAGAGCTCCTACACCACAAGGGAGCTGTGTGTGTACGCAGCCTCCTGCCCGTGAGCGTAACCAACGTTTCTCAAAGGGACCGGGATTGACTGTCACCAGAGGGGTCTTCCCACCCGCCTCAGAAGCCAGCAACTGCTCTTCAATACCTGCAGGAAATCCCGGAGAAGGCTCAGCAAGCCATTGCGATATTGCAGCAGCACAAAGTGAGTTGGGGACAACTGCAGGAAGAACTGAGCTCGGGAGGCGCTGGCAGGATTCGGCTGAGTGGACGAGAGACGGGGCTGGAACGTGTCTGTGAACTCTAGCCCAAGGGACTGTGGGAGAAAAGGAACCAGCAGTTATCCATGCCAGTAGAGAGCGGTGGCCTCAGGGGACAGACTCCGCAAGATGGCTTCTAACATCCTAGCCAGGCACCTTTTAAGCCCCTGAGTGGGCTCCTGCCCCTCTTCCTCCGTCTCTTTTATgctgtcctttctccaaggagctcaaagcaaTGAACACAACTGTCCCCTGGGGCACGGACCTTCTGGGCTGAAGCTGAGACAGCCTAGTGAGCTTCTTAAGACTGTCAGTGCAAtctagtctggagtaactcttcttaaggtTGCACTGTGAGGGCACTTTCCTCAGCTGCAGAAGGGGAAAGGGCTGCGCAATCCCAGTGGGCAACTGGCAGGCAGGACGTAACCTCTGCGTTGACCAGGCCTGATAGAAAGCCTGGCCTAtacagcagcaaccaccagcctCCATTCAGCCCCTTGATCTGCCTCCTGCTTCAGCCCGAGCCCCCTGCTCAGAGAAGCATCACTCGCAACCTGTGTTCAGGGACAGCCACCCCACCCGCAACCTCATCCTGAGAGCCACAAGCCTGTAGTGATGCCCTCTGTAAAACCAAACCGCTTTTGGTTTCCTTGGGGCTGAGCGCACTCACCTCCAGGCGAGCTTGTTTCATCTCCTCCTTGGAGTCCAGGGACAAAGTGTAAAGGGAGTGCGTGGCCATGTCCACACACACCAGCACAGCCTCTCCTGTGACCGTGCAAGACTGGCTGAGGCTTCTTAGCCAGGGGACTTCCACCCTACTCTGtggcaggggggagagaaagagagggggttAAGAAGGCAAAGTCACTGCAGGTGGATTTTAGGcagctgtggcttagtggcagagcccctttgcattcagaaggccCCAGGGTCAGGCACTTGGGGCAGCAGGGAGGTTTTCCTTGCCAGAGACCCCACAGAGCAGCAGCACGGGTATTATTGTGCCACGTGACCAGTCCTGTGACACAGTATCACACAGCTTGGCATGTTCAACTTGTAAACTGGTTTAAAATTATTATGAAAATAGCTCTTGCCGAGttccatggggcttacttccaagtaagaacATACAAGCTTCAGTCTTAACTGGTAGATTCTTAGATGCATGGTCAGCTGTCTTTCCAAAACATCAGATCAAACCACAATCTGGAAAAATAAAACCTCCATCTCCACGCCCCTCGCATACTCTACCTGTTGTGCAATTTCACCATCTTCAACACTGAAGGCAAGGACATTCACATGGCTTTGAGGAGAGACCCCGAGGGCAAACACCACCCCCGTTCCATAAGAATAGAGCAGCTGGTACTGGACAGTCTCACTGGGAAGGAAAACCAGACGGTTACGTGACCAGTCATCAACGCAGTTCTCTCCCTGCTTGAGCTTCTGTTTGTAGTCTCAAGTGATACAGAGAACTCTAAACACCTCATCTGTTGCTGGTGAGAACTGGGCAGCCACATATTCCCTTCTGACAGCCAATGATTTCCCTGTAGTCATTCTTTCTGCACAATTTGTGATTTTATCTGCATACATTACAGTTTTCCCCAAAGCCCATTTGCTcaagcctctttttttttttcaaagcacgGGTGATGCTCCCCCCAATCCACATTATTTTTACAGGCATGGGAGGCGGCCGGCCAGACAGCTGAGATGATCTGATCTGTTGCCAACGGAAGAGCTCAGCTCATGACAAGACCCGACTTGGCCTTACCTGTCTGGTAAGTGCTCCATCCATTTCTGATGGCCGTTGGAGAGGTAGTGAAGGGACAGCACACCTTTCTTCAAGACCGCCACATATTTCACAGAGTCCTGCAGTCCCACCAAACTAGCCATCTGAAAACTTACATTAACAAATGTATAGTTTAATGCAATTTGCCTGAGATTACTAACATATACCCCCCCCATCATTCTTTCCCAGAGTCCTGAAACCCTCACCTGCCTGTGTCCATGGAGATTTCCCAATTCAAGCCTCCAATGTTGGTCTCCCAGGATCGCAGGATACGACCCCCACTGGAAACAGTGATGGCATCTGCAGAGGTGGGGGCAGGTGCACGAGACCATCATTTAAAAGGCAATGCCCACAAATACAGCACAGAAAAGAGCAGGGGACCCACATCTCATTTCTCTTGGgtttttttataacaacaacaacaacaacaacatcattcgagttatatactgcccttcaggacaacttaacgtccactcagcaGTTTGTGAATCCAGTAGGTGTTCTGTAATAAGATTTAGTTACTAGAATATTTATCTCAACTGTTTATATCCTGCAGCCTCGGCTCTAAAGATCCTAATGTGGCTTTACAAGTAACAACTGAAATAACACGAACAGTATAAACAACAGTGAAAAGTCTAGAAAAGAGCAATTGTAATCTCAAAAAGCCACTTTGAAGACTAAAGATAGAAGatcctcctccccccaaacaTGTCAGAACTAGGGACTCGCacagtgcaatccgaagcagTTACGTCTTTCTAAGTctccattgaagtaaatgagcTTTAAAGGGTGTTAAATCTATTTAGGACTGCACCATCAGTTGTTTCCCCACACATAAAACGGGGATGTTAAGAACTGACCTCAGATTTGCCAGAGATAAAAGTGCATTACAGTGAACTGCAGCAGACACGCAGAAACATTTTAGTGGTAATAAATAGCCTAGCTATGATCTCAACAATTTACTTACCTTGCCCATGAATCAGCATGGTGTCTACTGCCCCTTCCGGTGTCCCCTTGTCCACATGGCGCCACACTTGAAAAGGAACCAGGAATAATTTGAAGCTGTCCTATATAAAGTCAAATCACTGATCTGCCACTGACTATCTGAGACAAGGGTCGGTTGGTCAGtcagtccctccctcctccaccaccagagattttttttttcattggaAATGCCAGATCTTCAACCAGGGACCTTCCAAGTGCAAAATAAGCACTCTGCAGCTAAGCTCTGGACCTTCTCAGCCATCAACTGAAGCATTCAGCACAGCTACTGGGTGACAACTGTTTTCCAGCTATCTCAAACAGACAGCTTTCTCAGGTCTACACCCTCAAGTCCCTTTAGTAGATTGAttatgggaccttctgcatgccaaacagacaCTCTATGGAGTTAGGAGACCTTCCAGTGAACAGCATGACATATGTTCTAAACTGTCTTACACCAAGCCAGAATCAGGAGTGACACCAACATGTACCTAATCATCCCTATCTTGTTTGTACACACTGCTAATGTGTCCAGGGATTCCTGGGGGAATAAACAGTTTGCCATGTTACAGGTACTCACAGATTTCTCCTGTCCTGGAGTTGAAAGCAGCCATCACATTCTTCTCTGTGGCCACAATAAGCTTCTTTGAGCCCTGGGAAGACTCCAAGGAAGCAAACTTCAGCTTTCCCACATACTGTTGCCTCCTGGtagaaaagaaaagcaaggaaCGCCCAATATGATAACTCCCCCTGAATTAAAGTCAGTTGCAGGGGGGGTATACATAAATACACCTTTGCAAGAAACCTGTAAGGTCCAAACTTATGAAGGCTTCAAAGTTTTAGCCTACCTTGGAAGAGCAAAGGCATACTCAAACAGGTAAAGTaaaaaagtagtcccctgtgcaaggacCAAgtgattactgacccatgggtgggggtggggggatgtcgcatcatgacgttttcttggcagactttttgttacagggtggtttcccattgcaaACAGAGAGAAAGAGTGTAAGAGTGTAACTACTGGATCAAATCAAAGACCCCTCCAGTCTGGCATTCTGTTTCATACAACGGCCAAATACCTCTGAGAAACAAGTATGCATtcttgtaagtatgatcctactaggtagagctcatgttgtttaatatgttaatcTTAGAATTTCTtaagctctgtttcagcatttcttcaactctgtactggatttctgctggttttaaacctttgcaaatttgtatGTGTATGccctattgtttattgaaacatcTTTAAAATTGACCTTATGGACtcactgtaatccgccctgagccttagtgagaaaggtggattataaatgacaaataaaatttaaaatattatttatttattgttattttatgtcatttatagtctacctttcccaCGAGGTGGATTAAACAGTGGAAACAGACAACCTTCACTGGCTATGCCCAACCTGCAACACTCGGAGGTATGCTGCTTTTCCACATGGAAAGTTCATTTTACACTTTTTCAAATACCCTGAGATTGAACCAAAACTCCAGCCTTCCCTTTTCCAACAGTTCAAAGAAAGTTggttgctttttatttatttattttcaatttggattccgccctccccacatttccagcaggctcagggcggatcacagaTACATagaagttaaaatatataaaacagtttttATACATTAGCAACCATAAAACAACCAgatttacacaatttaaaatacgtAAAAACTTTTGGGAAAGGAATGAGAGTGACATAAATGGGACAGCCCTCCGCTGTTGCTTTCTCCAGTATTCAGAAAGAGACTGCCTTGAAACATACAGAGGCTTCAGTTTCACCATCGCGGCTAATATCAATTTAGGACGCCAGagatccagttgcaaacaatcactaaAATTAACTGGAAGCATGTTATCTAACATGTGGACaagcagcctctctctctctcataaatCTGTCTactaagtttttaaaatgttatcctaaactagtagaaaagagcaagagtccagtagtacctataaggctaacaacatttgtggtagggtaggagctttcgagtcacagctcactttttcagataccatcAGATACCAGTtcttcatagagttgccagcctccaggtagtggctggagatctcccggaattacaactggtctccaagccacagagatcagttcacctggagaaaatggctcctttggggggtggactctatggaattatgccatgccaaggtcttttccctccccaaatcccactttctccaggtttcacccctcagatctccaggattttcccaacttggagctggcaaccctagttcttcaGGTatcctaccgcaaattttgttcgccttataggtgccactggactcctgctcttttctactgctacaggcagataAATACGGCTACCCAAGCTGATCTATCCTAAACTAGCATTGCAATcatttaatcatcatcatcatcatcttgtggcagtgagttccgcaGGCCTTTCTCTAGGTTGCCGCAACCCGAGCCAGACAGGGCCCCTGACCGGACCGGGCCTTTCACCCACCAGTCAAACTTGCCCACTTGGTCCTCGTAGACTGCGCCCGCCGGaaggagaaggagcagcagcGAGAGGAAGGCCGAGACCCCCCACAGCCGGGACGCCGCCATGACAGCCAAGGGAGCGAGAAGAGGCCGAGCCGTGGGAGGCCTCTGGTATCCCATCAGGCACCGCGCGATCATAGAGGCGAAGGGGCGCTTTTCCCCGATCTTTAGGCGTCCATTATGTGTGCCTGATTTTTCCACAGCGGTGTCGATGGACAACGAACGGCGGGAACCTTCCCCACGCGGCGATGTGAGGGCCGCAAAGCGATCCGCACTGAGGAAAAGTCAAAGGAGCTGATCGGGTCGAAGGAGGCAGCGCTGCTTCAGCTTTCCGTCAGGCACCACATTAGACAGACCGCGCGGCCCACAACTGCTCGGGGGCCTCGCGCTCCGCCCCTTCGGTTGCCATTGGATACCGCCTTTCCCGTCAGCCCtcgcagctgcagcagcagggaagggaggCCGCGTGCGGAGCGCCATGCCCAAGTCCAAGCGGGACAAGAAGGGTAAGCGGCGGCGCTGGGAGGGCTCCATCGCTGGGGACGGTTGCCGGCTGCTTGTTGCCCTAAAAtcagcgttgccaacctccactgGGGGGCCTGGATACCtcccggaattaaaactgatctccaggccatagatgtcagttcccctggaggaaagggcagcatTGGAAGGGGGCTTTGTGGCATCCCCTTCTGCCAGACCCTAGCCTTCCCCACGCGCTGCcctccgaatctccaggaattccccgacctggagctggcaaccctactctgaaaAATGAATTCCTGCTCTCAAGCCATAgctgtcagctatgacttgagggcaggatttcatggcaagagactaagagaggtgggttgccattgcctgcctccgcaactctggtcttccttggaggtctcccattctaCACTGAATAGCAGTTAATTAgtatttaatttgaatttttgAGTGCATTCAAAGGTGCTGGTGCCTAGCAAAAACACATTCATTCTCTTATCAGTTTGGTTCAGCCTCTTCTTTCTGGCAGTTGCTCTCTTCTGCtccttggttgggaaattcctggaaacttgGTGGTGGAGCCTCGGTtgtaatgccataaagcccaccttccaaagcagccgttttctccaggggaattgctgTTGTCGAgagaagttgtaattctgggagatatccaggcctccttggagggttgccagcctcagcAAGTGATGCTGGGAGCTGAACTGTTTTATTCTGTTGAATCCTTTTTAGAAGAAAGAGAAGCTGGGATGTCTTAAACTgcccttctgcgtgcaaagcaggtgCTGAGTTATGTGCTCTTCCTTCATTTGCCAGCTCCAAatccagaaattcctggagattttggggtggagcctggagagggaagggacttcagcaggatataatgccatagagtctaccattCAAAGAAGCTGTTTTCTCCTGGGGagctgatccctgtggcctggagatcagt of Eublepharis macularius isolate TG4126 chromosome 17, MPM_Emac_v1.0, whole genome shotgun sequence contains these proteins:
- the EMC1 gene encoding ER membrane protein complex subunit 1, giving the protein MAASRLWGVSAFLSLLLLLLPAGAVYEDQVGKFDWRQQYVGKLKFASLESSQGSKKLIVATEKNVMAAFNSRTGEILWRHVDKGTPEGAVDTMLIHGQDAITVSSGGRILRSWETNIGGLNWEISMDTGSFQMASLVGLQDSVKYVAVLKKGVLSLHYLSNGHQKWMEHLPDSETVQYQLLYSYGTGVVFALGVSPQSHVNVLAFSVEDGEIAQQSRVEVPWLRSLSQSCTVTGEAVLVCVDMATHSLYTLSLDSKEEMKQARLESLGLEFTDTFQPRLSSTQPNPASASRAQFFLQLSPTHFVLLQYRNGLLSLLRDFLQGGLVTFATTNEKTVAAVMTCKAEAEFLSCHNQSYAINLYLAETGQRLLDTTISFTVEKSSPRPEQLYVQVFLKKDDSVGYRALVQTADHMLSFLQQPGKVLWSREESLAEVVSLQMVDLPLTGAQAELEGEFGKKADGLLGMFLKRLSSQLILLQAWTAHLWKMFYDARKPRSLIKNEINIDNLARDEFNLQKMIVVVTASGKLFGIESSSGTILWKQYLQDVRPGSSFKLVVQRTTAHFPHPPQCTLLVKDKETGRSSLYVFNPIFGRWSQVAPPVLKRPILQSLLLPIMDQDYAKVLLLVDDEYKVTVFPATRNVLRQLAEMAPSISFYLANSEQGKLTGRRLRKDLTTEESWEITIPADVQRIVTVKGKRTNEHVHSQGRVMGDRSVLYKSLNPNLLAVVTESTDGHHERTFIGIYLIDSVTGRIIHSSVQRKAKGPVHIVHSENWVVYQYWNTKARRNEFTVLELYEGTEQYNATAFSSLDRPLLPQVLQQSYIFPSAISAMEVTITERGITSRHLLIGLPSGAILSLPKALLDPRRPEIPTEQTREENLIPYSPDVQIHAERFINYNQTISRMRGIYTAPSGLESTCLVVAYGLDLYQTRVYPSKQFDVLKDDYDYILISSVLFGLVFATMITKRLAQVKLLNRAWR